AACAGCGCGCTGCTCGGCCCGCTGTTCCTGCTCTCGGGTCTGTCGTCGGCCGCCGCGTTCGTCCATCTCGTCGCGCGACGCGTCAACGAGCGTGAGGCCCTGGCGCGGGCCGACATCCTGTTTCTCGGGGCTGAGCTCGGCCTGCTGCTGCTCTTCCTGATTGGCCTGACGAGCGCCACCGAGGCGCACCGCAGCGCCGCGGCCCTCCTGCTCGGCGGGCCGTACGCGGCGGTGTTCTGGGTCGGCGTCGTCGGCCTCGGCGTGGTCGTGCCCATCATCGTCCAGTCGATGGCGGTGCGACACCGGGTGCGCCACACGCCCGTCGCGCCGCTGCTCGTGATCGGTGGCGGCCTCGTGCTGCGGTTCGTCATCGTCATAGCGGGACAGGAGAGCCGGTGGACCGCGGCCCTGCACGACCTGTGGCGGCTCCAGGGGTGATGAAGGAGTCGTCAGGAGAGACGCACATGTCGAGCTTCACGAGTGATGCGGCACCGTTCGCAGTCGACCTGCCAGCGGCCGAAGAGCAGGCCGTCGATGCGGCCGTGCCCGCCCCGTACATGAATCCCTACCTCGCCGGCATCGGGCTCGGTCTCGTGCTGCTCGCCGCCTTCGTGACGATGGGGCGCGGGCTCGGGGCCTCGGGGGCCATCAACGCCTTCGTCGCCTGGGCGCTGTCGCTCGTCGCTCCCGCGCACGTCGCGTCACGCGACTTCCTCGCCGACTACATCGGCGACGGGACGGTGCACCCGCTCAAGGCCTGGCTGGTCTTTCAGGTGCTCGGCGTGGCGATCGGGGCGTTCGTGTCGGGCCTGCTCGCGCATCGGGTGCGCGCGACCGTCGAACGTGGACCCCGAGCCACCGTCGCCCTGCGCCTGGCGCTGGCCTTCGCCGGCGGCGCGACGATGGCGTTCGGTGCGGCGCTCGCGCGCGGGTGCACGAGCGGGCAGGCGCTGACAGGCGGTGCGCTGCTCAACGCCGGCAGCTGGGCCTTCATGATCTCGGTCTTCGGCGGCGCCTACGCCGTCGCCTGGGTCGTCCGCCGGCAGTGGCGATGAGGAGCGCGCGATGACACCCCTGTTCAAGTACGGCGCGTTCGGCGACGAGATGGGCCTCGTGGTCGCGTTCGCGATCGGTCTCGGGTTCGGCTTCTTCCTCGAGCGGGCGGGCTTCGGCTCGGCGCGCAAGCTCGTGTCGCAGTTCTACCTGAACGATCTCGCCGTGTTCAAGGTGATGTTCACGGCCATCGTCACCGCCATGCTCGGCACGACCTACCTCGCGTGGATGGGTCTGCTCGATCTGTCGCTGGTCTATCTCACGCCCACCTGGCTGTGGCCGCAGATCGTCGGCGGACTCGTGCTGGGCGTCGGCTTCGTCGTTGGGGGGTACTGTCCGGGCACGTCGGTGGCGGCGGCGGTGACCGGGCGCATCGACGGCCTCGCGTACGTCGCCGGGCTGCTGGTCGGCACGGTCGCGTTTGCCGAGGTCTTTCCGCTCATCCAGGAGTTTCACGCCAGCAGCCACTTCGGTACGCTGACGCTGCCGGCGGCCTTCGGGGTGTCGTACGGCCTCGTCGTCTTCGGCGTCGTCCTCATGGCGCTTGGAGGCTTCTGGGGCGCGGGGTGGATCGAGAAACGGTTCGCAGGCAGGTGATGCCGATGGGACGCTGGGTTTCGACGTTGACGCTCGAACAGAAGCTCGCCGCCCTCGCGCTGGCGCTCGGCGCCGTCGCGGTCTTCGCCCGTCCCGTTCCCGGCGGGGCGGTGACGGTCGACGCGCGCGAGCTCGCCGCGATCGTCCACCACGAGGTCGACCACGTGACGCCGCTCGATCTCGCCGACTGGATCGTGCAGGGACGAGCCGACTACCGCCTCGTCGACCTGCGCGACGAGCGGGCGTTTGCCGAGTACCACATCCCGGGAGCGCTGCACGTGCCGATGACGCACCTGCTCGACGCGTCGCTCGCCCGCAACGAGAAGGTCGTGCTGTACTCCGACGGCGGCATCCACTCGGCACAGGCGTGGTTCCTGCTGCGGGCCCACGGCTTCAAGGGCGCCTACATCCTTCGCGACGGCCTCGACGGGTGGAAGGAGCAGGTGCTGTTCCCCGTGCTCGACGCCGATCCCACGCCGTATCAGGCGACGCGGAACGAGCGACTGACCCACCTCGCCGCGCGCTTCGGCGGGCAGGCCCGTACGACCGACGGTGCCGCTCCGCCCGCGTCCCTCCCTCAGGTGTCCCTCCCGACCGTCGACATGCCCGCCGCGGCGCCTACGGCCGCCCCTTCCCGGAAGCGGAAGGAAGGCTGCTGAGGCTCCGGCACGTCGCTTGCTTTCTCGTGAGGCCGGGGAAGGGTGCGTATGCCCGACCCCGGTCCGTGTGGTGACCGGTCGCCGACCGTGGCCAGCGCCCGCGAGCGCTGGCGCGGGAAAATCGTGCCTCGCCCGTCACACGCGGCGCGTGCCGGGACGCGAGGCTTCGTGCGGCGGCCTGCCGGAATCCTGTCGGCTGGCGGCCCCCCGTCACCTCCGCCCGAGAGGAGCACCTCCGCTTATGCAGACCGCATCCGGCCTCCAGATCGAGTTGAACGAAGAGGGATTCCTCCTCCACCCGGACCTCTGGAACGACGAGGTGGCGGCGGCGCTTGCCCGGGAGGCCGAGGGTATCCAGGCGCTGAACGAGAAGCACTGGGCCATCGTGAACTACATCCGCGGCTACTGGCTCGAGAAGGGCATGGCGCCGATGATTCGGGCCCTCTGCCAGCAGACGGGCGTCCGCCTGCGCGAGGTGTACGAGCTGTTCCCGTCCGGGCCCGCCAAGGGAGCCTGCAAGGTCGCGGGCCTGCCGAAGCCCGACGGCTGCGTCTAGGTCCCATGACGATCCTGGTCATCGTCGCGGCCGCGTGGTGTGTGGCGCTGCTGGCCGCC
The Acidobacteriota bacterium DNA segment above includes these coding regions:
- a CDS encoding TusE/DsrC/DsvC family sulfur relay protein, with translation MQTASGLQIELNEEGFLLHPDLWNDEVAAALAREAEGIQALNEKHWAIVNYIRGYWLEKGMAPMIRALCQQTGVRLREVYELFPSGPAKGACKVAGLPKPDGCV
- a CDS encoding YeeE/YedE family protein, giving the protein MTPLFKYGAFGDEMGLVVAFAIGLGFGFFLERAGFGSARKLVSQFYLNDLAVFKVMFTAIVTAMLGTTYLAWMGLLDLSLVYLTPTWLWPQIVGGLVLGVGFVVGGYCPGTSVAAAVTGRIDGLAYVAGLLVGTVAFAEVFPLIQEFHASSHFGTLTLPAAFGVSYGLVVFGVVLMALGGFWGAGWIEKRFAGR
- a CDS encoding rhodanese-like domain-containing protein — encoded protein: MGRWVSTLTLEQKLAALALALGAVAVFARPVPGGAVTVDARELAAIVHHEVDHVTPLDLADWIVQGRADYRLVDLRDERAFAEYHIPGALHVPMTHLLDASLARNEKVVLYSDGGIHSAQAWFLLRAHGFKGAYILRDGLDGWKEQVLFPVLDADPTPYQATRNERLTHLAARFGGQARTTDGAAPPASLPQVSLPTVDMPAAAPTAAPSRKRKEGC
- a CDS encoding YeeE/YedE family protein codes for the protein MNPYLAGIGLGLVLLAAFVTMGRGLGASGAINAFVAWALSLVAPAHVASRDFLADYIGDGTVHPLKAWLVFQVLGVAIGAFVSGLLAHRVRATVERGPRATVALRLALAFAGGATMAFGAALARGCTSGQALTGGALLNAGSWAFMISVFGGAYAVAWVVRRQWR